A region of the Mytilus trossulus isolate FHL-02 chromosome 11, PNRI_Mtr1.1.1.hap1, whole genome shotgun sequence genome:
atgtgttacctttccacgtcagttttaatctagcggcgtactacagtacatgatatataaggcatgaagatgttattgttacagatcagctaaattatctatagtaaaggatcctacaaattaatgtaatatacagtcacagaaaataattatattcataagtacgtccgagtcagtgacaactctacaacagatgtatcaaTCGGATCGcaatcaatgatggtgatacatggctgtgtacataatgtatatacaactcgtctaaacatcaacccaacaatgttagatctgtaaatttgctttcgcaaatttttggttcttccctcgccgggattcgaacccatgctactgtgatatcttgacaccaaatcgcctgcactgcagccgtcccgctagaccacacgaccacctgggctctcaaaaaaagagctttcggtgggcatgtgttacctttccacgtcagttttaatctagcggcgtacgtAAGTaagtccagtaagaccccttttcggtcccaaaatatggcagttttacaaaagtgttaaaatgtaaacttttagttatttattggatagttgaatggttctgctacataaatatgggctgttttttacaatacaatgcacatatattgggtactagcaccaataaatcatgctaaattactgaaatcttcacaattcaagcattttagttaaattttagacggtttccgtgtaaaacgaaagtggccgcattcgtgttcatccaaaagattgaaatggaagttgtatttgataataatacataacatatataaagattgaggatgaacacggatgcggccactttcgtttatgacaaaaaccatctgaaaagtgacattttttcgcatatttggtagatttttcatatttgagcttgaatcggatcgggtttttttatgactaaataaGTTAAATCTTTCACATTAATTATTagaatcatatgaaatagacacttaagtgtttaaaaagtggtcaacatctttcgtcagatgaaactgaaatttgaggccaaaatcggtccttaccggacctactcctttcagtAGTttcgatatacatgtatcagactGAGTCGTTACACTtctcatgtaaatatatatggcctcattgtaaaccaataatatttctatgtcaggaCGGATTGTATGATAAAAATGACACCAACTTTGGAACACAATACACCTTTATTGCTAATCCTGGCTGACCCGGCCTCTTGAACTTTTGAAGCATACAaaaatcacttttccattgtgacgtcagatatattttgttttatgatgtcaAATTTTTACCAGAACCTGTGCGATATCCAGTAATGGTAGACAAATAGCGGTAAGGTGTATTTATACCATATCTAAAAATTTAGCGCGCCATTATTTCCTCTTTGTATCCATAATAATGAACCGTCACTAAAGTGACTTTTGAAGTCAGTTAGTTTGTGtgatgttgtttttatttaaacaaaactattttacgGCATCATCCAACACTCacatgactgattcatatactttattttaaaataaaaagtacatgtatgggAAGTTCTCTTCTTGAAATAGTATActgtttataatataatttgaagacaaatggAAGAAGGCAAAGAACAATGCATGATTTAGTTTGTAGCCGAACGTCCAATGGCAAATTCTTCATTCATGTTCAgatgagtatatttttctgaGTTTCAGACTCCAAGATATCATTTATAATCGTTATGGATAAGTCTGGCTAAATTGACGAGATGGTGCAaatgtatatagtttttttaCGTTATAATACAAcacttttttcattaatatccCATAATTCATCCACTGTAAAATTTTCGTatgaacatttgtcaaaacataatcttaaatgaatgtaaatccaaggcaaaCAAGGTAAATTACGATTAAAATTCCATGAATTAAATGCAGAGTTATATTTATGAAGAGACTGTTAAAaacggggaacgaagaaacgtaaacaatgatgtttcCTATGCAATCTTATCAAAATATGTCtccgatgagttggataacctCCTATTCActtcgatatttgtacatgtaacgtTTGATCAGaaagaaatatagaaaatctgctatTATAAAGCAAAGTAACTGAAAGtgatttatttcttctaaattctaaagtgcccttactgcagtgacgtcatttagaactgttctacagtcctgactgatttagacagttctgctgacagttctacggttagaactgatttggacagttctacctagaactgatttagacagttctaccctagaactgatcctgacaatTTTAtctagaactgatttagtcagttctacctagaactgattctgacagttctacttagaacagttctagggtagaactgtctaaatcagttctaggtagaactgtccaaatcagttctaaccgtagaactgtcagcagaactgactaaatcagtctagggtagaactgttctaggtaaatctgttctaggacaggttagaacagttctatgcCAGTTcttctgacagttctaatgagaggttagaagtgatctccactgtatgtGTACAACTACATGGTCATAATGCCACTCTTACTGTTCTCATTTGACCACGTAATCGTTGATAATTCACAAAGTTAAGTTTCCTAGTTCAAgtcagtatctcagatatgatAGCAAATTATATTGTTTGTACTAAATTGTTAGGTGAACATATCTGTCTGGCAGGTATTATATAAACACCTGTCATTTATCAATAATTCAACATATCTTGAGGTCctctgatgttcagtacttcagtactttgatttttaaatctcactgtgtaatatttttgaaaaaatggcTTGCACATAGTTTTGATGAAAACGGCTTGCTATTGATATAGACACAACAACAACGtccttcaaattttatttttactaaagtGAAAAATTTCCCCTACTGTATACAGTTGTAGTTAATCTAAGAGCGTTCCAATACGTGTGTATAAGTAAATATGATTTACTAGTTGTATATTTCCAACAAcgtttttataaaaaacaaacgtCATATTTGGTATTATGTATAAGGTATCCTAAAgcaattacaatttttcaatctGACTGATATCCTGTTTTCTGGCTATGATGATCGCAAAGTATCCTTGTTCATCTGTTTTATCATGTTCCTCGTAAAAACGTTGAAGCGTTCCCATTTCTTTCATGCAATGTACGGTGTTCAAGGTTTCTAACAATTCCTGCTTCGAAGCAACATCCCAGTACGATTCACTATCTCGGTCAGATTTATTCAGAGGACCTTCTAAATTAGTGTAGTTTGGAACAATATCGTGACCAAGAACGCTAAGAGAATTGACAACATCGAAGTTTGACTTCAATAGCATAGTTTTAAAAGCCTTAACAGATGGGAATTTCAAGCTATATCTGCGCAAGAATTCTTTATTAAAACAATAGTACCACACTCCAGGAAGCTGTTCTTTCACCATTGTCGTAATTACGAGCAATCCAGAGCTTTTTAAAACTCTATTCACCTCCTCAAATGTGTCAATAATCGATGGGTAGTTTTCGCCATctggatttttttcaatatgatgCAACACCTAAATATCAGAAGAAATGTTGTATTAAAAGAAATGgctgtgaataaaaaaaagaaacatgtttgaattaaaatttcacataaacAAAGTCAGCGCATTGAACGCAAGTTCAATCTATTTACAATACcccatataataaaacaatttagaaGCGAACAAAATTAAGTATGGAAATCGTCATATGACTGATacataaattcaaaatgaaagtgAGTTAGAAAATTGGTTGTTTAAAAAGCAAAGTGCGATAATTAAGAGCATTATTTAGTACACACCATTGAGACAGTAACTGATGTCAAAATTCAAGCCATAAACAAGAAACCATTGCCTACACTATGTGTTATGATCTTATTGTAACATGAATGGTAATTTTCTTTGTTCTTCGAGTCAGTTAACTTCTGTTATTTTTAGAGGAGTGCATTAGCTGAATAGATTTTTAGTTAGAGCACTATCGAATCCGCCTttgtacggattgatagtttagtcttagattcatgatttttttattagttgttagtggctttgaactagctgtctgataactgcgagtactctctgACCCgttcattttgtctttttgagacgggatgtataagtacccggccacgtccacttgtttttttgtccatctgatgagttaagcctttttcaactgatttttatagttcgttcttatgttgtactgttataccactgtcccaggttagggggagggtttgggatccagctaacatgtttaaccccgccacattatttaagtatgtgcctgtctcaagtcaggagcctgtaattcagtggttatcatttgtttatgtgttacatatttgtttttctttcatttttttttatataaataaggccgttagttttctcgttcgaattgttttacattgtcttatcgtggccttttatagctgactatgcggtatgggctttgctcattgtcaaaggacgtacggtgacctatagtttttaatgtttgtgtcattttggtctcttgtggacagttgtctcattggcaattataccactttttttttctatttgatcGCTTCGCATAGGAATAACAAAGAATGTGAGGAGCTGAAACCAGTGCTCTACCTTTCATCTCAGAAGTTGTTAATGCACTGTCTGGTTTCGCCTCATTGGACTAGTAAATAatgaaagaataaaacaaaatttgataaaaatgaccatacattttcttctgtcattttggtttccGTGTTGGAATTAATATTCCAGTAATATATGGATGTTTAGTAATTTTCTCCATTTTACAAAGGTCTATCTCCTTGAATTGGGGATGCTTCAAATATTTGTCCCTGGACCTTATGCAATCAAGAACCAATCAATTAACCGATCTTTTTCCAGTTGTTGGGGATGGCAAAATAGTAGTACCTTCataattgattataaaattatttccttCTAATCACAACGTTTtatctcctttgaaactacacGTCCTATTCAGGGTTTAAAGGCAGATAAACATGGAATAAAATTTTGCATCGATCCCTCAACAAGAAATTTcggagagaaaaaaatattcaataacacATAAATGTCTCTCGGGTCTGTAAACGTCTATATAATCCCACGGCAACGTctcatttacatgtacatgtatctgaaaCACAAATCCtactgatatttgatatttttttactataaatttatatttttgtataatttgtttataaatctcACAGATTCCTGAATTTCTTGGACAAATATTGTCAAAGAAAAGAGATATTAACACTTGTTGTCGACAAGTTGAATATATGTATAGCGTATAACGACGAGTGTGAATACCGCCCGGTCAACTTTATTTGCTCAAAAATATTCCTATCATTTAATTTAGTGCTTCCCCACACTTCCGGTTAATCACGGGAACCACCATcacataataaaaaagcaccttataataaaaaaacaccttataataaaaaaacaccttATATTAGAAAAGCACCTTCGTATAACAGAAAACCACCATCGTATAATAAAAacgcaccttataatagaaaaccaccttcgtataatagaaaaccccatcgtataatagaaaagcaccttcgTATAATAGAAAATCACCATTTTATAAAGGGAAAGCACCttcgtataatagaaaaccaccatcttataatagaaaagcaccttcgtataatagaaaaccaccattttataatagaaaagcaccttcgtataatagaaaaccaccatcttataatagaaaagcaccttcgtataatagaaaaccaccatcgtataatagaaaagcaccttcgtataatagaaaagctccatcgtataatagaaaagcaccttcgtataatagaaaagcaataaaaaaaacccacataagACAGCTATGGCCATAGATTTGGCCATTAAGTCCTTTCATACAATAACATCTTTCAAAAACTTGCAATCTTAAACTCCATTTCAATTTCTCTTTTCATCGATAATTACTGCATATTCAAAGTATATCTAAAGACACCTTTACAACACTCGTTTTAAAGATACAAGTAAGGGGGTAGACCTTgattcagggagataactctttaaatcagttaagCATTTGTAAAAGTCGAAGttcatcaatatattttaagcatttacctgaaacagattgaaaataatctatgtaacctagaaccttagaatatattttttggaaatggttgacacaaacgtattgatgattttaaaagttatctCCCTGGACCAAGGTCTACCCCCTTAAGAGGTTCGTAGAGTCATCTGAAAAGTTTTCTCACCTGATTCATCATAACAACATCAAAAGTATTATCAGCATATGGAAGATTTGGAAGTAGTGCTTGTTTTACATCCACATATGAGGACAATCCCATTGCTACAAGTTTTTCGTTTGCTTTTGTCAACATTCCTTTACTAGCATCCATCATCGACAGTTTACGTACACCATGTTTTAAAATAGCAGCGGAATAATTTCCTGTTCCACATCCAGCATCAAGAACGTCGATGTCCTGGTTAAATGATAAAACGGATGCATGAACAAACTTCATTAAAAACGTCAGTCaatatgtctttttatttcagttggtcaatatatatatgttccggaccatatgagtatttggaccatacgcgtatggtcatgaccatatggatatatactcatatggtccgcccatacgcgtatggtccgcccatacgcgtatggtccgaccgtacgcgtatggtcggggtaatgaacactctgttacagtttacttttaatatctttaaactCGTCATATAATATGACCGTCCATTAAAAAAACGCTATCATATAGATTGTGTTATTAATCTATATTATAATTAAAGGAATTgctacattaatttcataaataatattaaaagttttaCATAGTTAATTTGACTTACATGTACTTgtcaaaacaacaataaacacatttaataccgatggtcattaccgatttgttattacttaaaaaaaaaatcaaaactttcttaacgaactgttacacaagaagTCTCTGGATAGTAACATGCAAGAATTTAATAAGCGATGAAAACTATagcatcaatatttattttttacaaagtatttgaattataaaaataatacattgtcatgtaaccatcattttttttttgcaaataaagttTTCTACTATTGATActttaataatgaaatttaaaaaaaatacctacaTTATATGGtctaaatactcatatggtccggcccgttaataaccaaacgagtattatactcatatggtccgacatacgcgtacggtcggaccatatgagtatacgcataaggtcatgaccatacgcgtatggtccaaatactcatatggtctggaacatatacacCGTCCAATTAAGATGATTAGATTGTAGAATCATGCAATTATGATCtaaaatatgcaaattcatCATATAAACTAgacgtttgtttttttctactttttattAAGACGTGTTGACAGCTTTGAACAATTTTGTTAAGCCAGTTCTTAGCCATATTTCGGGCATTACTTAGTACTTATTTTGATTCTGGAGTCCTTCTGCAGTTCCATAGCCCTCGTTCAACTGTTTCGAATTGAACGCAAGGAAAAGCATTTCAAAACCCAACATCTTCATATGTTTGCATCAAAAGAGTAATTGCTAGCTTAAATGTCTATGTCTGTTCCATTTGTATCTGCTTGGCATTGCAAACCCTCACATGTCATCTCTTGCCTTTTCAAACATTCCTTCCAGTCTAATCGTCCATTATGTTCTTCTGATATCTAGCCCCAGggtttttaaaggcagtgctttaaggcctgacttttaagtcatgaggttcatcttttcatacgcaattCATGctgggggtcttttggccagaaatagatccggaaatgttcgaatttctcctcttctttttatggtatgatatggtttttgtttctttcatttacattggggactaaagaaacgatcagtgtgtattgttcgttttatagaacttgttataagtgtgtattttgcattataagcagtcaacctgactacaaactatcaaTAGTTGTAtattccgtgtggaaagaggtcgggtcaatttcaagtgttatctgacatctaaagattctttaattagttcagacgttgatataacaatgaaaagtcgactgaacatgattaatattgcatcttctataattcaaagcggaattcggtttatgaacgagaaaccgtaaagcgttttcaatttcggtattagttatgtatgttatctacgtattatcctggttcccggtactacgttccgggtattagctatttgatatatttgatgtgtaacattacaatcgggtaccagccaatctacgtgtgtatgtgtacatgatttaccgccaaaatgaccgacttaaaaaatagtccataaacgttccgtataatgatatgcaaattcataattaatcgtaacttttttttatgtttgtataattaatataacaaaatggattccacaaaattgaaaatagcattattttacgaggatttctcatattttttttcacttccgggcgcagtaatacgtatgttttgaagaagctcgaagaatttgacaaagtgaattgagaaggaaacggatagatatacgttcttgctatcaggtaaaacaatttaaatgtacagaacaaacacatttacttcacacaaatagtacaggcttaagctttttattgtctagcttatacacgactgtagtcaagtgtttaaacgacggcggtgacctacaaggtacgggtcatactgggtcaagtctaaatatgtaaacacatatccacgtgctattaggtagaacgcatcgtaatgcaatatctacaatttttcctcctttatacatcgtttaaccagatatatttctcctttttacatcgtttaaccagatttatttctctttcaaatacacttaaacacgggttgtatgtacgtatcttttctagtgttttcttgttgttattaaagttcatttgttgatgtttagaaatttttgaacgactgaacacaggagtgaatgaatgcaacaattatatatactgaagacttgggctgtacaaagatagtgtacgtatatcatactgataatcattctagcagtaattatgtcaatttaggatgtaatgtctaatgacaggaattcatgagctatgcctcaggctttctgaaaaaatatcaatgacaatgtaaacaggaacaaaacattgacacgagtgatgctctcttctatgttatatagttatttaggtatatgtgttgcacaagtttcaattaaacttaagttataaaactttttttcagggcacaaacccactttaaagagacttgtctactgccatacccatcctattttcatgcaccatttgcaagcaagagactgaatggtttgcaaaattaaaaatcaggacggtgtccaattaaaacaaaagaactaaactggatgcatattgtaggagaaatctagacatgctagaggaaagttttgatttgtgaaattggttttcctgaaaagtcattcatcctagcctgcagaaaggaactataactgtccaccaccaactgacgagctaatgttgagcttcacatatggaattactcaaataccatcaatgtctatgttttcagcacaaatttcacaatttatgacacagctgtgttttttttataccgttaaagagttgtataccaaattttatttttttatcaataaatatatattatattaattgtgtcatctaagaacaaagtcttgtattttgccaaaagatgcatactagtgaatgaaagtggtgcagttcattttgctttggtttatagaattgaattacaattgttcatgttattggaatgcatataaaaataaggagatgtggtacaatgtatatgatatttagtgagtttatcaagcaaaagtgaataagaaataggtataagcagttacaagtactactgtacaatctcaaacaaggagaaaaactcataccgtaaagagaatttcatatttacaagtaagttttgtttttgcgttgaataattttcttctattgttttaattgcaaatatgggaagtggttaaaatgctaatgagacagctgttattgccacagagccttaattgaaaacttctttttcattcataccggtagattttgcctggagtaagaaacatatctgccaacttttcaaaatgcacatgggggttttacgtgaaCGATGGTCATATAGTCATActaaaccttcaagggggccttcaaatgaaagcaggacaagtcgccccactggctaatcggcccactttttaaaaaaacaccacaaactgatttatcaaatcaccccacatgtgaaattggttaaatcatgtttaatattactcctgccaactcgccccacatgtgaaattggttaaatcattttaaatcagggttctcactaaggatttttgaaggcgagTCCAGGGACTCGTCATTTTTGGCCACGGTGAGTCATGGtaactgtgttcagtttatacaaaatatttcaatattgatgtatttgtggactcaccagttttgaaaatggtgagtccagacagattttgttgagtccaggactcatggactcgccttagcgagaaccatgtttaatattactcctgccaactcgccctacttataaaaaaacggtactttttagattaatatatatatatatatataattaaaaataaaaactcgcaccactttaatgaaaactaatctacacagaatacaaacaaaccgaaaattaatttaattactattattgatatatactgaagaataaatgtaatttttgaagcttatatataattagttatttgtataacaattgaaaagaaacctgttaattgtatcataatgcaatataaggaattgaacttatattcaatgggataacatctttttccatacgtggggcgagttggcattactaaattcatcctggttaataatatatttatctagatttcaccgaTTTCCATTAGGTGGGACCAGTTGACAAGAGttatattaacagaatttaacttatatacaatGGGATTACATCTTTTtacataagtggggcgagttggcattactaaattcttcctggttaataatatatttatctagatattatcgttttctattaggtggggcgagttggcaggagtaatattaacgggatttaacacagttcacaagtggggcgatttggtaatccaggttggggcaggtttttttttaaagtggggcgagttagtgaaaaagtggggcTATTTGCTAATGGGGCgattgtcatggattcccttcaaatatattctaatgtggcTTTTGGCTTCTTCTTGCATTAACAAGCTTATAGCCATTGttgatttaattgttttccttaaatagtcgacaaaattgctcttacaaaatttccatttgggagcctcgagctcgatgggggaaatactctgcaaatactgacagttggcaggtatggtcatcaaaaaagttgacatgttactatgtacattaaccattatgttacttgatgttcttgctatacacacagtacagagactagtcaatctttgtgaactatttttttatgggagtcatagaatatgcgtatacaatcaataattaaaaatagtctatttatattgaaaaggaaaagttcttatgtgtctaaagaagagggacgaaagacactaaagggacagtcaaactcataattttaaagcaaactgacaaggccatggctaaaaatgcatttcatggcgaggcacagaaaatatactgtaaacagtagactatagatacatgtataggtGAACtaaggtacaaaagaactctaaatcttaaattctacaaaccacctctgttctatggaagataatgatataactggactagaaatacacacaacctgtaattaactgcctttacagcgctttcgcgctttgatttaaatttacaattttgatcCTTTCTAACAAAAACTTTCGGTCataaattatatcatatatacgtaatttttgttttaaaaagttacttaGGCAAACATGTAAGTAACAAAAATTCTGATACTGATATCTTTATTTTGGAAACATG
Encoded here:
- the LOC134689590 gene encoding demethylmenaquinone methyltransferase-like encodes the protein MSQFADYESASENYDHGRRAAGADVIVGMMQVHLKKDIKDIDVLDAGCGTGNYSAAILKHGVRKLSMMDASKGMLTKANEKLVAMGLSSYVDVKQALLPNLPYADNTFDVVMMNQVLHHIEKNPDGENYPSIIDTFEEVNRVLKSSGLLVITTMVKEQLPGVWYYCFNKEFLRRYSLKFPSVKAFKTMLLKSNFDVVNSLSVLGHDIVPNYTNLEGPLNKSDRDSESYWDVASKQELLETLNTVHCMKEMGTLQRFYEEHDKTDEQGYFAIIIARKQDISQIEKL